The segment AGAGGagacactgggtgccaaactggtgtgttggttggattcgtgtatccaTCCGAGTTCGAgttgtgttaataggggtaattaaataaaacggcactatgattgatattggatgatattgtatgtgaattgaaaatgggatagtaaattgaaacatgaaaatgagatACATGAAATATATGTTCATGAATTGGATATGGAATGAATAATGTTATTGTTTAAATGATATGTGGATCAAATTATGaaaagctattatatagcaagtgaTGAGAATTGAGTATGGTATAAAATGATGTATTTATGATTTGAGTATTGAATGGCTAATGTCATTGTATGAATAAATATGGTTTTAAATGTTCAATTGTGCTTATAATGAATATGTGCATATTATATTATCTTGTCTTTAatattcgaattatagaaataccaatgAGTTTTACTTAGCATACGGTTTTGTTTTCCGTGCGCAAGTTAGGTACTTAACTTTTGATCACCAattcagcatccaacaacgatCCCGAACTTAAATTTGGTGATGTCTATCTTTTGTGTcagcatgtacctagggtgtctaaataatagttattttgtggatttattgtaaatgaggttataagTTTAATATTGGTTTATGACTTGAATATTATAtggtatgaaatgtttgaaatttctatctgtttgatctgtaaactccggtaatgcttcgtaacccgattctggcgatggatacaggttatgggtgttacagctACCATCTCATTctcaattttattcaatttggtttcCCAATATGTCAATTAAGCATATTTTTCTTCTCCTAATTTAACCAGTCTTTAATTCTCCCTTTTAAACGAAGTACTTCCTTTTGTAAATTCTCATTAACTTTACAAATAAGATCCCATTATCCAACATGTCTCTATAAGTTTCTTTTATCTAGATTTCAACCCTATCATCATCACTATCATATTTAATGTTTGAGTTTATTTATTTGCATAATGCAATATTGGTAGTTGTACTTGTAGTTATTCTAAGTCTATTTATTTGCATATTGCAATATTGGCAGTTATACTTGTAGTTATTCTAAGTAAAGCAATGTAATTGGTTATATGCTCTGCATTATCACTCTTTTTGTCTTTGTCACTTTAAGTTACATTAAATAACTTTTTTTTCTTAATAGTGTTCATTTATTTTGCTTAAATGTGGCCATTAGCTTCACACTCATGGTATTGggttaatttattttgtttaggCTCAATCTCTGTGCATAGAGACTTCTGTCACGATGATACTCATTATTTTGTAAAAGTCGCGAAGTCTCATAATGTCTACctgataattttgaaaattttatatttagtcCTCAATAAGTTTTAGGTTATCGAAAGAGCTTTTGTAAATATGATTATATAACATGTTGTAATTATGTATTTAACATAATAGTATATATAAACTATTGAATTGAATTTCTATTGAAATCATCGTTGCTTCAACAAAAAATTTAGTATCCCATGACTCAGACCCGACGATCGggttgggtatagggtgttacactttcCCTTGTTTCTATTTGTAAAATGGCTACTATTGTCACTCATCTTGGTAAACTTCTTAAAATctttgttgaatttttttttttgaaaggaaaACTAACAATTCTTCTAAATCTTCTACAAAGATAGTTGTTGAAGTGTTCATTGCAAAAATTATTTTGGCATTCAATGACACACTCTTTTCAACCTTGACTTTTTTCCTTTCGGTTTCTTCTAGGTTCATTTCAAAAGCTTGTGAGGGACGAATTAGCTATCCATTCTCATTGTGTTGacatttttttcctcttttacTATTGTGCCTTTGATTTCAAATCCCTTAAGATCTTATTTTTCTATATCCAAAGAATTCCAAACTTAATCTTAAGcatttgtaattttaaaaatttcactcTAGGAATTCCCTCATTATTCATCTTGAGAAGCATAAATCTTCTTCAATAGATACGAACTTAGAAATACATCTAAATGCTTGAGGATCAACATTATTGAAAATGGCATTTAGAGCTTTTGAGTTGTAATTTGTAGCCTTGTCCTCATCTGTAGTCCATGTTGCTCTAGCTTTACCACTAAAGTCCCATTTGTATTTATAGTGTAAGGAGGCTCCCAACCAATCAAGATAGCCTTCCAAGCCTTTTCATCAATAGACTTGATAACACTTTCATTTGAGCCTTCTAATAAGCATATGTAGAGTCATCTAGTATGAGTGATCATGAGGTTGAGCTTCCATCTTTCATGGAGTCCATTTTTCAATAACCAAACACAAGACCACACTAGATAATTTAGGTGGTAGGGTCTAATACCAAATGAATAATGTCTAATTTTTGGATTGTTTTGCATGTTGTTGCAACAAAGAATGAAAGAATAAGGATGAATAAAGTAACAAAAATAATATAGATATGAATCCTCACTATTGAATCACAATACAAGCTTTAATTTAAGCCCAACTAATCCAGGGATTGTTGCAGCTTTATCCTCATACACTTGGTATAAATTCACTCCCCAACACTCAATTTTTCCTACTAAAAGTTGTGACACAACTCTCAAAGGATAACAAGAAGCTCACAATGATGCTCTAAAAAAAtgttaatttaatttgaattgaatAGTTCTGTCTCTAAGTGTATCAAACAGATGCTCATTCCTCATTAAAACTGTAGGCGATATACCAATCTCTTAGAAACTAGGATAAGATAGACTATGTTTGAAATCCCTCAACTTTTTCGATCACCATTTTTTCAAGGATGAAAAGTAGAAACCCACGAAATTGTGCTACTTATAAAACAAGGATTATTCTAAAACAAAATTACAAAGTCAAAGTTATGGTTGTATTGTTGCAACAATAGCTTGCAGtaacatacatcattcaatacATTGTGCTAGGGAAGTGATGCTATTCTcagtcaaaatatgattttgatctccatattatatttaaattaagatttaatttagaATAATTTTATCCTCGTTAATGATTTAAATAATTAACGCTATTAATTATTTCAACTCAAAGAGTTAATCTAAATCCTAAGTTTGAGCATTAATGACAGCAAAACCATAATTTGAGTTGCAATTGCAATGGGCTGATTGTGGGCCTCCACGGCTTCAACTAAGAAACCTTCTATTGATAGTCCAAATTAATAAACCACTTAAATTTGATGTGTACTCCAAACTCTTGTAAGCGTAACTTCATTTGAGCTAATCAAGTATATTTAAGAaatcttaattaatatttaattaatatttaaaaattaaaaatatatttaacaaatatacttaattaatatttaaaaattaaaaatatatttaagaaATCTGCGGATCAGTTAACCCTACCACCAGTAAGTTGATTCATTTTACAGATAGTGGTGCTGCACATTGTACAATACAAGAGATTGAAAATTTTATGTTCATGCATAAATGATCTATGTATTTCAACAAAGAGTCGAGCAGTACCACTTCATCATAAAATATTATTCCTATTTATAAGAAACGACAAAGCGGCAGAAGATACTTAGGAACACGTGTTTTCATGCATACCACTTTACACTATCTATCAAACAACTGTCGTCAAACTCCACGCGTCAACCCCCTTTGTTTCCTTAAATCCACTACTCATCCGCTCATTCCCTCACCCTTCcttttttattctattttcatTTCAGTGAAGGacaagaaaaaaattttaaaaaaaaaaaagaaccctcTGCAGCCATGGCTGAGCATCACCAGCAATTGCGCCGAACTGATGACATGAAGAATTTCTTCCATGAAAATGGACCCTCAACATCAAAAGTTCTTATGGTTGCCACCCTCCTTCCTGTTGGTGGCATCCTCCTCTTGCTTGCTGGTTTGAGCCTTATTGGATCCCTCATAGGTCTTGCTATTGCCGCCCCACTTTTCCTTATTTTCAGCCCTGTTTTGGTACCTGCTGCTTTTCTCATTGCGGGTTCCATAGCCGGATTCTTGACCTCCGGAGCATTTGGGATCACTGGACTGTCATCGCTGTCGTGGATTGCTACTTATATTCGTGGAAGCAGGGGCTATATGTCTCAGGGGCTAGACCCAGTGAAGTGGCCCTTGCCGGACACGGCAGTGAGTATGGAGCAGAAGATCCAGAATAGGAGCCAAGGAGGAGGAAGGATCTCTGAGGGAGGCAGAGAACAGGAAGGTGGCAAGAGTACGACACAAGAAGGTGGCAAGAGTACGACACAAGAAGGTGGCAAGAGTAAGACACAAGAAGGTAGTAAGAATAGGACACAAGAAGGTGGAAACAAGACTGTGGGTTGAAGTTTCCTATTGTAGCAGTCGGCTGATATGCTAGAAAGTAATCTATCAATTTTGTTGCTCTGTTCTGCTTCTATGCTTATGTCCTTGTGCTGCTCTATGTGGTTGTATATTGTAACTTGTAAGCAGCTCTCTGTATTCAAATAAATTCCTGGTCATTTTCTTTTCGTTTTCAATTTCTGGGTTATAATTCAAAGAAGTAGTACTATAAACGCTGCATCTCCTGCTATTTGTCTTCCATTTTAAGCTCAATCTCCGACAAGTTTTTTTACTGCCTTCTCAACATTAATCGCTGCTAAAAAGGTCTTAGGTAGTTTAGTGATTTATTTAATCTCATATTGctgttatattatttaaatattattatttatctaaaaAAAGGCCAGTGATTTAACTAAGAAACTTTTTATTAGTTATTAGATACAGTTTTAGATAACAAATTGTAGCCACAACTTCTCTGTCTTGGAGTAGATTTAGAAAATCGTAAATATGGTAGAAAATTATAATGAGATAATTACAATTACTTGTCTCCGAGGGTGTTCACTTTTAACAAAGAAGTTACAAAGGATTCTTATGAAGGTAAGTATTATAACAAAACGAATGGATGTAAAACTCAACTATAAATATCGGATACAAGAAGAGAGcacataaatgataaaaaaaaaaagctttttaTCAACATTGTAATACGATTCTTTAACCCTCTAGTCACTTTGTTTTTGCTATAACAGTTAAGTTATAGAGAGGGTTAGGGTGAACAATGAACATAGATGGTAGACGGTGGTTCACCGCAGGAGTCACTAAGGATGATCTTTTGAGTTAGAAGTGGTATTTGAGTAAGGTGTAGGTTATAGAGTTCAACTTGTTCTCTCCTCTATCTTGTTTCGGTGTTAAAATGAATGACGTAATTATGGAGGAAAGATGGCTCGATGcataaaaatatactcatcacatatataataagggtaattacatattattatttactattatatataataaaggtaattacatattattatttattattatgataagtttgtccaaattaaaagtgatctaatttggttaaaattttattgggttttaattattaaataaaatatgggtcaaatatgtgtagatactctactaattgagttctaatcaaattctaattaatgataggttaattagaatttgattagaattaaTATCTACTGATTATAAATATTAGAGTTATGGTTCCTAAATTACACACAAGATATTTTTTCTAATAttccatcattaggaaagagagagcaaatattttttgaatttcttgtgtgctaatttggaaggaTCAAATCCCTAATATCCAGAAAGTTTTAACTTCCACATCTaattttattcttaatttattcttgatgatttgacatgagaGATATTGatatattaagttttattatagatttattttaataaatctaaCATTCACTTCATAGCTAGCTTCACTTTATAGCTGCAAATGTTAGAGCAGCGAATGTGAACTAGACACTATTGGAATCGACATGAGGAGATCAAGTGAGTAGTTTAGACATATGTCATTAAATTTAGGGAGAAGATGAATTAAGAGATGCTAGAGCTTTTCTCTAATATCTTTTAGggaatatgcatgcccattttaTTGACGTGGTGCTCTAGTGAGATATTAATGTTATCCTTCTAGCAAGGCCACAAAGTGAGCTTAACCAAGTTCTTCTATTGTTAGGGCATGACAACTGTCCCCATGGACGAAAGGTAAGATAAAGGGATTTGGGTTGACTTGAATCTTGGTTAAGGCTTTTAGGAGTTATGGTGAGGCCTAAAGTGATTTTAAAAGCTAATGATTGTTGTCTTCTGTCATTGTGTCTTTGTATTAATTAGTTCCAAAAACGTGCTTGCTTTTCACtggaatttttcaaaaaaaaaaaaatttctcttTGAGTGTTGTTTCAATTTCTcatctaaatatttataaatatggcTTTCTTAGAGTGTCACTTCTCATATTCTGTaatcttctttctttgtttttcacCAAGAAATCTTTTCTTCTTATCTCTTGTTTTTGCCTTTGTCGTCTTGGCTTCGAAAATAGACAacaattctttgagatttcaagCGAATAATACTCCAAGTAAAGGAGAAGAACGATTATGCACCAACACTACAGCGAAGATGACAACCATGTTGCTATTGTTGTGTTTCAAATCTCTTCATTATAATATTATTTCTTAATTACATCAAGATCACAGAATGAGCTAAGTTACGATCAATGGGAAAGGCTTTTATTTCTCTTTGTATTTGTTGGAAGGGGCTTCCTCTTGCCCCTTCATTCATGGTTTGTAGAGAGGTTTCGTGATTGTACAGTGTTATATTGTTGAAAATGGCCAACCATGCTAATGTTATGTTTTTGTTAAAATGCATGCTGCTATGATGATTTTGTTGAGTGCATATAGCTTGTACGCATGCTACAGCAATTGTGTTGTTGCAacaacattttttttgttttagttgTAATGTAATTTAATTTTGGTTAAAAATGAATTTAGTTGTTGATGTTTTAATGGGTTTAGGTGATAAGGATAAGTCAGCTTATTCATGTGTACAAGCAATGTTTTAATAGTCCAATGCTAATTAGTGGAATTAGTTGAATATTTGGTGTTATATTTTGATTATAAGTGTACTGTTTTCATATTGAATGAGCAAGCATATCAGTTGTATAAAGCATATTATTTTTTTGCTGCACGTTTGTGAACAAATAAATTATGTCAAGCTTCTTGCTCTTTTGTTTTCTGTCTTGTATTTCTCTTCTTCTGCTGCTGTCAAAACCCAAATATATCTCTGACTCAAGGACTATCAGACCTTACTTGGATGCATTTTTTCTTGTTGTAAGAAGCGTTGAGGAGAACCTTCTTCAATTAGTTTTGAGAACATGTTTACCCTTACCTTTGAGGGTTCTCCTGGTGTATGTTATTTTGAGTCATAAGAAAATCTCTCAAAAGTATTGCTGAAAGATTTTTCTTCTCTCTTGAGTTGATTCTTCCTTTATTTGCAAAACGCTTGGCTCCTTCGTTAGATAAATTGTCACCGGGACTTAACACGATCGTCTGAGTTCAAAGTTCAACAAGGTATGGTACTTGAGCAACTTTtggaggttttgttttaatggGTGTAGCTCCAATGGTGCAACCCCAGAAAAAGCAGCTACGCTTTTTTATATGTCGAATGATAGCATTTAGCATATTTTCAATCTGCTGCGAGGATTTCTTTGCAAAACTTGATTCAAGTACTTGAAAATAAAGATATCTCAATAAATTAtctttaagttatattattataagAAGATATAGAACtcaaataaaaattgatttacaatatatgaaatatgattgttaaaataatgaaaacaaaTGAGGATTTTGAATACAAATTCATCAAGAAATATAGGTATAGGATAGTTGGCTAAAATAGAAATATCCAACAATGAAGTTTCTAAACTAATAGTTTAAACATCTAAAGGTATAAGTTCATCAAGATACAAATGGATAGTCTTGCAAAAAACACAGTAAAGAAAATGAAGTTTTACGGTATAAACTACAACTTATAATATAAGGATTTTCAAATCTTGAAATTGATTATAAAAGGTATGATGTTTTGTTGTAGTTGATGCAATAATCTTTAAGTATTTATTAATATAGCGGTTCATGAAAATTTGACATGTGTCTAATGAATATTTAATTGgcttttaaaatttctaaaggaATAGAATGCTAGAAGCATgtagaatttttcaaaaattgttaaatacatttgtataaatatttatatgattTACACATATATATGATAAAGTTGACTAAGTGAATAACAGTTGAAAAAGTCTAACATGcccgtatatatttttataaaagaatcgtgattagaatttattttaataattattattgagACTCCTCAATagattataaaataataagttatttaaagaaaatatttgagataaataattttagaaaaataaaattttatctaaaCTAGTGGATCTAGCACTTAATGTATGAAATCTTCATATATGAATTGACATATACAAAAAAGATCTAAAAGAATTTAATATGAATAAGACATGTCTATTAAATACTCGGTAATTATAAAATTACTAGATATAAATATTATTGTtaaaagaatgattaaaaatattttgatccATTAGTGCCATATCTTAACTAGTTTAAAAATACCATATCATAGTGTTATAAAAGTATTGATGCGTTAACAGTAAAAAAATTATTGTATACAATTCTATTATCTTATTTGATAAGAATATCTTCTCATTTGAATATCAATTTTATTATAGGTTTCTTTTGAtgcaatatttaaaattatttataatatattttcaacttttaaataaGAAGTTAATGTGCTTCAATGCACTTAAACTTAAGTCTTCCTACATTAATAACAATATCAATCCTAATCGAGTTAAGATTCAATCGCTTTTTTATCAAACTTTAAATATTTGCGTTATTGcaactattataatatttatgatgtattaaatcaaatttttattatgttATTGCACAAATTAGCCAAAGAAGGTATAATTATTTATTCACAAACAAAAGGGATAAAAAAACATCAAATATTGGTGGTGATACCAAAAACAAAAGATAGTACCACTATTGGTATTAGTATTAGATTAAGAAAGGAGAAACAAGAGTCAGTGAACTTACTGACAAACCTACCTGCTAATTAAGTTTAAACCCTAACAAACAAGGATTGATTAATGAAAAGACAAGTTATTAAAAAAATCATCAGTCGGCAGACAAATGGTCAACGTGGCAGAATATTATTACTTGCTAAATCAGATCAAAGACGTTGTTTCTATATTCTTtgtcttttttatttttagaatttttcatattataaagttTAGGTCCGATTATTACTATGATTAAAGTTTTATTAGAATTTGTtggtataatattttaaattaaaaaatgttaactctgtaattttattataaaaaacggaattgaattaataaaataattttgaaagagttaataattagatttttattttaaatataaaaatagagaattaaatttttgaaataaaaaaaactaaattttaaatatacaaaAGTACAAGGAGGTAAAGCATATTATAACCTAAATATACAAAAGGAAGTTTTTTATATATAGAATAAAAGAAAGAATAACGGTATAGTCATATTGGAAAGAAGCCAGAAGGGGAAAATTTGAAAGCACATGATAAGGTTACCGTTGAGGATGAAAGTCCATCTAGAAATCGAACGGCTGAAATATGCTAGCC is part of the Gossypium arboreum isolate Shixiya-1 chromosome 5, ASM2569848v2, whole genome shotgun sequence genome and harbors:
- the LOC108450573 gene encoding oleosin H2-like — its product is MAEHHQQLRRTDDMKNFFHENGPSTSKVLMVATLLPVGGILLLLAGLSLIGSLIGLAIAAPLFLIFSPVLVPAAFLIAGSIAGFLTSGAFGITGLSSLSWIATYIRGSRGYMSQGLDPVKWPLPDTAVSMEQKIQNRSQGGGRISEGGREQEGGKSTTQEGGKSTTQEGGKSKTQEGSKNRTQEGGNKTVG